Sequence from the Priestia megaterium genome:
AGGCAGCAGCTTCATTCTATCCATATGGAGGTGTTCTTTCAATGGATAAGTTTTCAAATGAAGAAGTAACAACAGGATATAATGATTTAAAGCAAGTAGAAGTGTCTATTCAATCTGCTCAAAAGATGATTGGAACAGCTACGATGAGTATGAGTCCTCAGCAGCTTGAAGAGGCAACGAATGCGCTTAATGATGCAAAAGCACAGCTTCAATCTGCCAAAGCTCATGGCACAGGAGTAGACGAGCAATTTCTTCAGCAGTGCATGCAGTCTATTCAAACATGTGAACAGCAGCTTACTGAGGCCAAACGCTAGGTATAACAAAAAAGAGACTCGGAAAAGAGTCTCTTTTACTATAAAATAAAAAGATCTATTTATGATAGCTTAGTGACATTAGCGGCTTGTGGGCCTCTATTGCCTTCTACAATTTCAAAAGATACCTCTTGTCCTTCTTCCAAGGATTTATAACCTTCGCTTTGGATGGCAGAAAAATGTACAAATACGTCGCTGCCGCCTTCAACTTCAATAAAACCATAGCCTTTTTCATTGTTGAACCATTTTACTTTACCATTTTGCATAACTTGAATCCCCCTAGTACTGTGCAGCCTCATGCTGCTGAAACTCGAATTATCATTTCCAATAGAGGTAAATGATTGTTTATATTATATAATAAGAAGAAATAAAATTTCAACATTAAAATTTCACTTTTCTGAAAATTGAATTTTCATTTAACATAGACGTAGTACAATTATAACTAAAAAAATTTCTTATGAGATGAAAAATAACTGAAAATTTAGTTTATAATAAAAGTATAGTCAGCATAATTTTAACGCGGTGATAAGGAGTGGGTCGTGTATGTATCGTACACAAGTAAATGGAAAAGAAATCATTTTGTTATTTTCAACGCTCGAAGCAGCAAAGAGCCGCAGCAACCTAGAGAAAGAGCAAATTTATAAGCGAGTATTGCATTTAAATGAGCAGCTGCTAATGTTTCAAAATGGAACAAGCTTCACTATTGGCGATCCGTTAGGATTAATTGTAGCTCAAGTGAAAAAAAGTGATTTGACAACCATATATATCGAACATATCATTGATAAACAGTTTATGTATGATGGAGATGGTCATCGAGGTGAAGTAGTGTAACAAGATGACACCTATATATGAAGAAGCGTACGGAGATACTCGTACGCTTCTTCATATATAGGATTTAAAATATGTGATTTTACAAGTATTAACAGGGATAAATAACAAAGTTCAATAAATTAAAGAAGAACAGTGAAACCATGAATAGCAATCACCTTTTTAGCTAAAAAATATAGATACACATCATCTTATGTAATGAGATAGTTAAGCTTTAAAATCAATGAACACGAGAGGTTTTATAACGCTTAAATTGAAAAACGTGTGATTGTGACGTTAATTAGAAGTAAGGTTTGGAGGACGCTATGGAAAGTAGAAAAAAATTGGATTTACTTGCTCTTGCTTCTGTGCCACTTATCATGACCCTCGGAAATTCAATGTTAATTCCGGTATTGCCGGTGATTGAAAAACGTCTACAGATAAGCTCGCTGCAGGTATCCATGATTATCACGGTCTACTCAATTTTCGCTATTTTTTTAATCCCGATTGCTGGTTATTTATCAGATCGATTTGGCCGCAAGAAAATTATTATTCCTAGTTTGCTGCTTGCCGCAGTAGGAGGGGCTTTAACAGGCTGGGCTTCATGGCAAATGGCCAATCCTTTCTGGGTTATTTTAATTGGCCGCGCGATTCAAGGAATAGGTTCAGCAGGAGCTATGCCTGTTGTGATGCCTTGTGTAGGAGATATGTTCAAAGACGAGCAAGAAATTACAAAAGGACTAGGTTTAATTGAAACAGCTAATACGTTTGGGAAAGTACTAAGCCCAATACTGGGAGCTTTTTTAGCGGCTATGATTTGGTTTCTTCCTTTTTGGTTCATTCCTATTCTTTGCCTTATTTCGATTCTTTTGGTTATCTTTTTAGTAAAAGTTCCGAAAAATGATAGTTCTTCTGAATCTGAACAAAAAAAGAAAAGTATTACGCAGTTTTTGAAGGATTTGAAGAAAACGCTCAAAGAAAATATTGGATGGCTTATGGCTATTTTTATTTTAGGCGCCATTATTATGCTTGTATTATTCGGTGTTTTATTTTACCTATCGACCATACTAGAGGAGCGTTATCATATTGTGAATACGAAAAAAGGTTTAGTGATGGCTATTCCTTTGCTAGCTTTATCTATTTCTTCTTTTGTGGCGGGGAAAAAAGTTGGAAACAATAAAATCGTTATGAAGTGGTCTGCTTTTTTTGGCTTTTTATTGTTAACATGTTCTTTCATCATTTTATTTTTTAATACGTCTCTTTTTAGTATTTTACTCACTTTAGTGCTTGGTGGAATTGGAATTGGAGCAGCTCTTCCCAGTCTTGATGCGCTTATTACAGAAGGAATTGAAAAGGAAGAGAGAGGAACCATTACGTCTCTTTACAGTTCGATGCGCTTTGTCGGAGTAGCAGCTGGGCCTCCTCTTTATACATTGCTTATGAAGTGGTCGGACATGGCTGTGTTCCAAACGTCTCTAGGGATTAGTGCGGTAGGTGCCATTTTAGTTTTAAAAGCTATCAAACCAAAACCTGAAGGCGGCGTAAAACTGAAGAAAGCTGAAGTGTGATTTTACGGAGCTGTCTTATGATAAAAGACAGCTCTTTGCTATTTAAAGACCCGTCAATATGCTTAAATTTATATTGTGTCTAGAAAAAATCCTTGAAATTTCTTATACTTCAATTTATAGACAGCAGATGCAATAGTTCTTATTTTATTGAATAAGGTGGTTTTGAATTGAGTATAAATTATCAGAAATTAAAAAGCATGGTGGATCATTATCAAATATTTGATCTTGTAGCGTATATAACAGAAGAAGTAAAAAGCCTTCAACCAAAGAGCCTTGCGGGGATTGTGAAAGAATGGTTAACAAACTTACAAACGGAAGAAGAGCTGTACGAGCTTATTCGCTTTTGTGATGAAGCTTTATTAAATCGTTTAAGCCGAATGTTAACGACATATGGCTATCGTCGATTTGGCTCGATTCGAATGGTGACTCTTTATTGCGATGATCTTCTGCGAGAAGGCAAGATACTCGACGCTGATGATAGACTTTCTTTATTAATTTCTCAGCTGGATACGGAATCAGTTAAAGAGGAACAGCTTGAGAAAATCTATTTTTTAAAGGTAAGAATTCTTTTAGAAATGAAACAAGTGGATGAAGCTTCTAAGTGGATGAAACAAGTAACGTCACATAATCAAAAGGGTATGGCTGACAGATGGGGTTATTTTTATTTGCAGCTCAATGACAGAATGAAAGCTGAAGCCTGCTTAAAAGAAGGAACGGCATATAAGAAGAATGGAGATTTTTGCTATGCAATGCTCGCGGACTTGTATGCGTATGAAGGGAAGCATGAACAATCGCTTGAAACAATTAACGAGGCTATTGTACGCTATCCACAGCTTCCGTCTTTATATATGGATAAAGTGATGCGATTAAAAGATTTAAAAGAGTATTCTCTCTTGCTTGAAACGATTGAATTTATCGACTCAAAGTTACCCTATCACGATTATCAAGATTTTTTTACGCTGCTGCGCGCCGACATTTATTTTGAACACCAGCAGCAATCTCAGCTTACGCATCTGCTCTCGACTAAGCGATGTTTAAAAGATTCACCTTATCAAAAATTAATCGGAAAGCATACAGACGATAAATTCAGTACAATCAAGCTTCCTATTGTACCAATTGTTCAAAAAGATAATTATTGCGTGCCAGCCAGTATGAGTATGATGTTAAAACTTTTACATACCGAAAAAACGCAGGATGAGATTGGAACGCGTATTTACGGAGGGTTAGGGTCCAAATTATCAACTGCGGTGAGCTACTTTGAATCTCTTGGCTTTGCAGCGATGTTTTTTACAGGCACAGTTGAACAGTTTAAAGAACTATTAGACAAAGGGCTGCCTATTTTGGTCAGTCTGGAATTTGAACAAGCTTCCCACGTTCAAGTTGTATTTGGCTATGATGATGAACTTGAACTTTTTCATGTACAAGATGCTAATTTTCTAAGTCCAACGTATGTAGAATATAAAAATTTTGATCAGCATTACGCTAATTCGGGTTTTTTATCAATTGTTGCTTCTAAAGCGGCAGCGGATCTCGCTTCACTTTCTAAAGAGCAAGATGTGTTTATTCGTCAGCTGTATGACTTAATCGAATTAGTTGAAGCGGATGAAGAGGCACACATTAACGAT
This genomic interval carries:
- the cspD gene encoding cold-shock protein CspD — protein: MQNGKVKWFNNEKGYGFIEVEGGSDVFVHFSAIQSEGYKSLEEGQEVSFEIVEGNRGPQAANVTKLS
- a CDS encoding MFS transporter, which produces MESRKKLDLLALASVPLIMTLGNSMLIPVLPVIEKRLQISSLQVSMIITVYSIFAIFLIPIAGYLSDRFGRKKIIIPSLLLAAVGGALTGWASWQMANPFWVILIGRAIQGIGSAGAMPVVMPCVGDMFKDEQEITKGLGLIETANTFGKVLSPILGAFLAAMIWFLPFWFIPILCLISILLVIFLVKVPKNDSSSESEQKKKSITQFLKDLKKTLKENIGWLMAIFILGAIIMLVLFGVLFYLSTILEERYHIVNTKKGLVMAIPLLALSISSFVAGKKVGNNKIVMKWSAFFGFLLLTCSFIILFFNTSLFSILLTLVLGGIGIGAALPSLDALITEGIEKEERGTITSLYSSMRFVGVAAGPPLYTLLMKWSDMAVFQTSLGISAVGAILVLKAIKPKPEGGVKLKKAEV
- a CDS encoding DUF2564 family protein, encoding MDKFSNEEVTTGYNDLKQVEVSIQSAQKMIGTATMSMSPQQLEEATNALNDAKAQLQSAKAHGTGVDEQFLQQCMQSIQTCEQQLTEAKR